CGCCTGATACAGCTGCTGATACTGAAGCAGGTTGGCTGCTTCTTCGTTGATGTTCACGCCCGAAACCGACTGCTGCGCGGTGGTGATCTGCGTCACCAGCGAGCTTTGCGCGGTGCTCGACGTCTGAATCTGGTTGGTCTGATTGCCGATATTGTTGACGTAGTTCGCATACGCGCCTGTCAGCGTGACCGTGCCGCCCGACAGCGATTTGGCGGTGGACAGATTCGATAGCGCCAGCGCGTTGCGGCCGTCGTTGTTCGCGCCGGTGTTCGGGCCGATGGTGAACTTGTCGCCGGCAGCCGGTGCGCCGCTAATCGTCACCGACACGTTGTTCATCTGGCCGGCGGTCGCGTTGTTGATCGTCAGTGAGGCGCCGGTGGCCGACGAATACGGCACCACGGTCGTCGCGCTGGCGATCGAATACGTGGTGGCGGGCGAACCGGCCACCGTCACCGTCGAACCGACCGGGAAGCCGGACAGGCCCGTGCCGTCGTACGACAGCGTGGTGGTCGAATTCGGCATGGTGTAGCCGGCCGTCACCGTGCCCTGCGTGATCGTGCCGGTGCCGGTGTTGCTCGACGCGGCGGCGCCCAGCACGGGCGCGGCGGCGGCGATCGCCGATGCGTCGGTGGTGGCGGTCGCGAAGCTGTTCAGCGCGCCGCGGGTCGGCTCGACCGTGAACGAGTCGCCGGCGTTCATCGTGCCGGTGGTCGAGAAATTCAGGCCGTTGATCGGCTGGCTCAGATTGGTCGCCGAACCCACCACGCTGCCGGTCGAATTGTCGGTCAGCGTGTAGGTGGTGCCGTTGTAGGCCAGCGTGTAGTCGCCGGTGGTCGGTTGCGTGGGATCCGCGAACGACACGTTCAGCGACGCGTTACCCGTGTTCTGCGTGTTCGCATAGACCGTCGGGCCGCCCACCGAGAACAGCGCGCCACCCTTGGCGCCGGCGAGCGTGATGCCCTGCCCGTTTTGCGCGTTGACCTGCGCGGAGAAGCTCACGGCGATCGCACCGAGTTGCGCCTCGCCCGGATCGAGCGTCTGGCTGCGGAACGCGAGCAGGCCGCCGAGCGTACCGCCGTCGATCTTGCTGTCGGGCAGATTCTGCGGCGCGGCGGCCGGGTTCGCACCCGCCTGGCCGAGATACTGAACGGACAATTCGCTGGTGTCGCCGGTGGAAGGCGCCGTGCCCAGGTTATAGCTGTTGGTGGAAGACACCAGCGGCTGGCCGTTGCTCATGAAGACGCTGTAGCTGCCGTTGCTGTTCACCACGTTCACGCCGATCAGTTGCGACAGATTCGACACGGCGAGATCGCGCTGATCCATCAACTGGTTCGGCGGTTGACCTTGCGTGCTGGCCTGGGAGATCTGCCCGTTCAACTGCGCGATCTGCTGCGTATAGCTGTTGATCTGCGAAACGGTGTTGGTGAGTTGCGTATTGACGCTCTGGCGCAGCGCATCGTATTGCTGACCCGCGGCGTTGATCTGGTTCACCAGCGTCTGCGCGCCGCTCATCGCGGTTTGACGCGTGGCCAGGCTCGACGCGCTATTCGAGACGTTCTGCAAGCCGGTGAAATAGCTGGTGATCGCGCTCGCAATCCCGGCGGTCGGGCTGCCGATCAGATTGTTCAGCTGCGAAATCAGCGTGTTGTACGTCGACAGCGAGCTGCCCGACGACTGCGCATTGTTCAGCTCAGTGGTCAGATACTGGCTGTACTGGCGCGTCACAGTCGTGGTTGAGACGCCTTGCGGCAGATAACCCGAGCCCGTGTACTGGCCGCCGCTTTCCGCATACACCGGTGTTTCGATCGTGTAGCCAGGCGTCGACGCGTTGCTGATGTTCTGGCCGGTCGTCGTGAGTCCCCACTGGGCTGCGTTCAGTCCACTGAGGCCGAGATTGATGAGATTGGACATGCGTCATCCTGAAGGGCGACACCGTACACATGCCGCCGCGTTACTTGAACATCTTGTTTAACGGCCTCAACAAGAAAAAATTGAGGTCATTCCGATGCGTGTTCGACGTTTGTTTCAACGTTTGCGAGGCTTGCCTGCCGGGCTTGTCACTCATCGCGCAGGAACGCGCGCCGGTGCGGAACACAGGTGACAAGGAAGTGACGATGAACCGGCAAGCGAACACGATGCGCGAGCAACCCCGCTCACGCACCGAGGATCCAACAGTTCAATCAGCGAACCAGCGAACGGCGCTTCATCTCGAGCTGCGTGATCAGACGTTGCAGCGTGTTTTCCGCGCTGCCCGGCAGCGTCAGAAAACGGAAGCCGAGTTGGAAACGCTGCGTGCCGTTCGGCAACGCGGTAGAGCGATGCGACACGAGCTGCAGATCGAGCGAGAGTCGGCCGAGCGCGCCGAGCACCAGCTCGCAATCGAGCAGGCGCGTGCCCATCGGCAATTCGGCCACGCGTTCGTCCGTGGTGCGCATGCCGACGCCGCCGAGCGACAGGTCGTGCACCTCGAAACGGAACGTGTCGCCTGCCGGCAAACGGCCGGAGCATACGTACGGATCGAGAATCGGTGCATCGACGCGGAAGTACTCGCGGCGCTGCACGTAGAACAGCACCTCGGGGAAGTCGGCCTCGAATGCGGGCAGTCCTTCGAAACGGGTCTCGCGCGGCGTGCCGGTGGCGAATTCGACGCGCACGCCGTCCGGCTGCGCGTGGAACTGGCAGCGTGGTGCGCCCAGCAAGCCTTTGTTCTGATCGGACAAGGCGCCCCAATCGAACGTGAAGGTTCGGCCGCGCACGTCGACGTCGAGAAGACGCGTAACGAGCTGTCCGCCTGCGTATTGAGCGGTGAGGAAATCGCCGCGATTGACGAGATTGCGCAACTGAACGCCGATCTCCAGCGGATTGCGACGGCCAAAATCGTTGCCGCCTTCGTCTGTCGCAGCGTGCAGCTGGCCGTGTGTGTCGGTCTGGCCGTTCGACTGGGTAGTATCCATGGGCTTGCCGGTATGCTTGTTCTTGCGGGCGCGTGCCAGAGCTCCTGCCGGGGCTTTCGCGCGGTCTTCATCGAAGCCGCAGCACGCGCATCCCAACCAGACATTACAACGCTTTCCGGTATTGGGTCTAACTGATTAGCGGCAGCATCCGGCCAAAATTTAGGGGCCTGCCATGAATTATTTGCCGCAAACGTTAAAACGCGTCGTCTCTTTCGCGGGTGGACCGGCCGCCCGTGGGCGGCCGGCCTCGTCCGTCCTGTTATGCACCTGGCCCCGTCGCGTGCATGGTTTTGATTCGGTTAAATGATCAGCTGATTCGAACGGCGGTCACGGCAGGTCAGCCCATCTTCTGCATGATGGACATCAGTTTTTTCGCGTAATGCGGATCGGTCGCGTAACCGGCGCGCTGCATGCCATTGGCAAAACCGTTCACGTCGTGCGCCGAATTGATCACCTGCGCGTAACGCGGATTGCCCTTGAGCAGGCTCGCGTAGTCGGTCATCGCTTCCTGATACGAGTCGTACG
The nucleotide sequence above comes from Paraburkholderia aromaticivorans. Encoded proteins:
- a CDS encoding flagellar brake protein, producing the protein MDTTQSNGQTDTHGQLHAATDEGGNDFGRRNPLEIGVQLRNLVNRGDFLTAQYAGGQLVTRLLDVDVRGRTFTFDWGALSDQNKGLLGAPRCQFHAQPDGVRVEFATGTPRETRFEGLPAFEADFPEVLFYVQRREYFRVDAPILDPYVCSGRLPAGDTFRFEVHDLSLGGVGMRTTDERVAELPMGTRLLDCELVLGALGRLSLDLQLVSHRSTALPNGTQRFQLGFRFLTLPGSAENTLQRLITQLEMKRRSLVR
- the flgK gene encoding flagellar hook-associated protein FlgK, which encodes MSNLINLGLSGLNAAQWGLTTTGQNISNASTPGYTIETPVYAESGGQYTGSGYLPQGVSTTTVTRQYSQYLTTELNNAQSSGSSLSTYNTLISQLNNLIGSPTAGIASAITSYFTGLQNVSNSASSLATRQTAMSGAQTLVNQINAAGQQYDALRQSVNTQLTNTVSQINSYTQQIAQLNGQISQASTQGQPPNQLMDQRDLAVSNLSQLIGVNVVNSNGSYSVFMSNGQPLVSSTNSYNLGTAPSTGDTSELSVQYLGQAGANPAAAPQNLPDSKIDGGTLGGLLAFRSQTLDPGEAQLGAIAVSFSAQVNAQNGQGITLAGAKGGALFSVGGPTVYANTQNTGNASLNVSFADPTQPTTGDYTLAYNGTTYTLTDNSTGSVVGSATNLSQPINGLNFSTTGTMNAGDSFTVEPTRGALNSFATATTDASAIAAAAPVLGAAASSNTGTGTITQGTVTAGYTMPNSTTTLSYDGTGLSGFPVGSTVTVAGSPATTYSIASATTVVPYSSATGASLTINNATAGQMNNVSVTISGAPAAGDKFTIGPNTGANNDGRNALALSNLSTAKSLSGGTVTLTGAYANYVNNIGNQTNQIQTSSTAQSSLVTQITTAQQSVSGVNINEEAANLLQYQQLYQANSKVIQTAQTLFQTILGIFQ